The Lolium rigidum isolate FL_2022 chromosome 2, APGP_CSIRO_Lrig_0.1, whole genome shotgun sequence genomic interval tGTATGTTATCGATTCTGCTTCCGCATCAACATTTGAAGATGCCAAATCTGCTCTTGGTAAGTTGCTTCTGTTTCTTCACAGAACATTGGTGCAACCTGTATCTGTCCATGGGACTGGAAATTTTTTGATTTACTGGAGTTAATCTTGACTTGAACATTGTTGCTGCAGAGAAAACGCTTCGACATGAGGATCTGCAAGAGGCCCCACTACTCATATTCGCAAACAAACAGGTTGAGGTTTACCTTTCAGTTATCTGAAATGTCATATATACTACTAAATTACCTTACAAAACTCGATACATTCACTCTTAGTTAAAAAAGGAAATTTCTTGGATGAAAATTGGCCCTTGTGGAAGAATTCTATCATGTGATGCACATTAGTTGTAACTTTGGAATCCAACTCATACTGAGTGTCAGAAGATATCAGTTTACTTTCCATGCATCTTAAGGTGAAGAGCTCAAAATATGGAAGAGTAGAAACATACATTTAACCATGTGCTTGCGCTGATAGTCGAATTCTTTTCGGTCTCAGTGTTGGAGATCACAATATTTTCTAAGTGGAGCAAGACAGACTGGGAAAAACAACTGTCCATATTATTGCTCTGAGTCCTTTGCAAGCTCATTTCATCTTGATATGTTGCTTTCGCCAGTAAGTATTCATGTTTGAAGGCTTACCTGTATCTATCAACAGGATTTACCAGCAGCAGTCACAGAAGAAGAGTTGGACAGACATCTTCACCTTAAAGAGTTTGATGAGAGGCCATACATGTTTGTGGCTGGGTCTGCCTATGATGGGTAAGTAGAGGAACCCCTGAAGTTTCCGAACTTATTTGCCTCACATTGGAAAGATGATTCGTTATTATGCTTACTGTGGTGCATATTTCTACTAATTTCTCCCCTAGTTGGAGAATGAATAATTCAGTTTAGGCTAGTGATTACATCACTTCTCTTTCTTGTTTAAATTTGCACTGTTGCAGAATAATCTTCAATGGTATTCAAGGATAGGACTGCACTAGCCATTTGAAGTCTTTTCTTCTTGACCAgtactaataggaagaaagttttGCAGACTTCTTGTGTTCTTTAATGATTTTTCTTATGGCAGGACGGGCATCAAACTTGGTATCGACTGGTTGGTAGAAACAATGGGAAAGAGTAGGCGCACCGAAGCTCTGAAGGCACGCACTGATACGTATGCAAAGATTTAGCATCATGACCCAGGACTCTGCCAACTCAGAAAGCATTTCATGACGATGGCTGATGTCATTGATCTCGTCAATACACACTTTGGCACAATGTTCATGATGAACCATCCTCATCAGCACTCTGGTCCATATAGCCCCAGAACAAAAAGCCTTACATGTTTGCACCTGTGCTTGTAGTAGTTCTGTTGTAGCGATGGCCGAAGCAGCCGTTTGTTGGCTTATTGATCCTGATAGCAATACAAATGTATCCAAGGATCTACAGTTGTTACTCGTTAGGGACTTAGGTTTCGTGTTCATATGAGTTCGATTACATGTGACAATGTGGAGCACGTAGCAGCTTTGTAAATCCAGCGAAATCTTCAATAAAGAGTGGAAGCTTCCAAAAATGATAATTTCATTATCTCATTTTGTATCGATAGTGCCAGATCCAGATTTAGATGCAAGACAATGCAGTAGCAGTATGAGCAGCCTATGATGTGTTGCATTATGCCAGGGCTTCTGTTGTGTTTCCGAAATGAGGCAGTTTCAGTTTGTGATTACAGGATGAACAAGAAATTTATTCATTTCTCATAATACAAACACCAGTATGTATTTCCTGCATATTCCAGGAGGAAAATATGACACTAAAAAAAGTTCAGCTACaggagcagagtgattttgggatCCCCCTATAGAGTTAAAATACATGCCACTCTGTCCAAGCTTGAAGTCTGACCAACATAATTGCACAAGGAACAGCGGGGAAGGACCTTTGAGAGAATTGTACAAACAGTGTCCTCATAGACGAGCTACATATGAGTTGGCCTGCGTCACGTATCTCACCCACCTGTATGGAttgtatgttttggatttcttcgcTATCTGTAGATATCTGACCTGCAGGGGGGAAGGGGAACAGTCAGTCGTGTGGGTTAAAAGTGTTCTGCGTAAGTATCTGAAACTGAAGGTGTTCAAGAAGCATCAAAGCTGCACAGAGTTCCTAGTTGTTCAAACATACCAAACAGTATAATATCACCAAGAAAAATGTATGGAATTATATTAGTGTCAGCACAATGATAACAAACTTGACAGcagatggtcttacctgcaacttTGAAGCATTGTACATAGGTATAGTGAAATTCATGTTTACTGGTCCGGCTTCCTTTGTGAGATTTCCTGTATTCCAGAAAGATGTGTCACAAAAAAGACACTCAGCATAGACAGGCCACAGCAAAAGTTAAATGCATACCGTGTGACTCCTGGGAAAATGTGAGCTTTGCACGAAGGGTATGCTCAGAACCACCAACAATCTGCGAAAAGTTAAACTTATTCAGCAAAGTACAGCAAAATGGTTAAATCAGGCTTACATGATTGCCAATGATTATCTTCGAATAGGGCGTGCATATAATAGATTGCAAACCCAATGGACAAGAGCAAAGAGATTAAATCTTTTTTTAAACTAGCCTTTTTTAGATTCCACTCCAGTCTCCTAGTTCCTTCTTTAAAATCTGTTGTCTGTCCCATTGCTCCAGCTTCCAGTTCAAAACTTGCCCTGCAAAGTAGTCCATAATACAACTCTTAAACAAATTATCAGAAGCAGACGTCAATATTTCGCTCTTTCTGAACTCAAAGGAACAAAATAAAGCCGCATTTCACCTCATAGTGTAAGAAGGCACTGGCAtttgtactgtgattgtgttagcAGTGACATTCGCGGAAAAGTCTGCCCGTATTTTCAGTATAACTTCAGCCTACATAACATAAATCAATATCTTCAATTAGATGGCCCAGCTTCTTCAATTAGTGCGGTAATGCGGATATTGAAATATCAGTTTTATTAGTGCCTAAGAAAAACATAAACCATACCCTAGATGGCCCAGCTTCTTCAATTAGTGCGGTAACGCGGAAGGGCGGCTTAAATTCTTGAGTCATCCGGTAGTTCATTACAGAAAATTCTCCATCATGTGGTATCtattcaatggtaaatataattgTCAAACTTGCTGATGTGTAGTTTTGCAGCAAAGATATCATAAGGAAACAAGACAATAATGTCAGTTGTAGTACATACCAAATGCAGAGTTCTGTCAATGTCAAAACTATCTAGCTGCACTGACTCATGGAAATTGCAATCATCAAGGATGACTGATCCTCCCCCAGAAGAACTTCTGTAATCTGGTATAAAAATAATTGTAGTGTTCTTCATCCACAAGATATTGAAAGATACGACAGTAACCAGATCAAATTTGCATGATATGAACAGCAGAATACATGAAAACTACTGTGGAGTGAAAAAAATAGAGTGAAATACCAATTTTCAGTGAATTATAGTAGTATAAAGGCATATATAGTCTGTCATGGTGAAATATATCAACTAAATAACCTATAACATTCCAAGTATATGCGACTGGTTTAACATTAGATGCACATGATCAAGAATAAAAAAGAAATACAAATTCCATGTTATGTCCAGACATACATAAGTTCGCGAAAATAGTACTACAACATTTTCCTAAGTTAGGTGATAAAGGAAGAAAAGCTAATTGGAGTAAGGGACGTACCATGTGTAGAAGAGCCACTCCTACCAATGCCCAAATCCTCATTCAGGGCTAGACGGATTTCTGGATTTCCACTAAGGTAACTTTTCATTTGGATGGTTCCATCAATCTCTGAGGTAAGTATATAACCCTGTTAAAATGAAAAatcaaataaaacatagtgagcaaATGAAAGCACTAGTGCTGCAATAAAACAAATTCATCAATCATCATACTTATATCACAGTATATAAGATAACAAATGGCTTGCCACTCAACTACGAGGAGTGGGATTATCATATTTAGTGTGTCACAAAGTTCAAGAAAATCCGAGCAGTTCAGAACTAAATGGCCATGTTCATTAGAGTGCAACAGTGCATATCCCATGAATTTGGAATTTTACAGTAAGAGGCAACAATATGGCATCTTCTTCATGTCCAGTGTAAAATTGTAAACACAGAAGATGCTCAAGGAACTGAATGATAAACGTGATACATATTGGTGAAACTATCGGCACTAAATTGAAGTACTTAGTGTTCACTATTAATACTACAGAGTAAACATATTTGAGATCTCAGATCAGGAAGAATAGGAAACAAATCTTGAATCTCTCTGATGAGAAGATGAACTAACAAGGGGGAACTTACACTCGAGCTAAATGTCACACTTATTTTCTCGATGATGTCAACAAAaatttcctctctctttttccCACCAGGCTCATTAGCAACAACAGATTTTGTAACAGCTGTACCGGGCATCCGCTTCGTGCCTTGCTGCAGAAGGCCATGTGTCAAATCAAACCACAACATTAACAAAGTAAAATGGAGAATAGCACATTGCTTGGTCAAGTTAGACCCTAATGTCATGCTTTCTTGTGAAAATAGGCAGAAGTATTACCATGAACATAGCAGCAGGACCAAGTGGTGGTAGTCGGCCGGCATCAACCATGATTGGTTCATTAAATATGTACGACTTCAGAGCCTCGGTGGAGGTTGTTTGTGGGTATCCGAAGTCCTAATCACACAATTTAACACATAAATAGTGGCATACGCTTCTACCAAAATATGACTGTATTTTTGTGTCCTAAACAGATGAATCACATTAATTCCATGATAAACAGACAGAATACTTTGCTACTGGCCTAAAAACATGGTCAGCAAAAGGTTGTACCGTTGCATATTTTTTGAAGAAAGGCAGCATGGAGTACTTACAATGACTTCATCGAGCAACTCGTACACTAAAATGAAATTCTTCCTCAGAGAATCTTCATTCAGAACACCGAGATAATCTTTTGTAACACGCGCGATCCTTTGCAAAAGTTCCAAGAGAAGCGATGGCGAGATATTGACCATTGTGGTTACCACAAAAAATAGTCCTGCGACTTTGACATGGATATAATTAACGCCATCGATATTCTGTCATTCACAAAATGTAAAAAAGAAGCCATATGTCAGATCAAGTGGGAAAGCAATGGGTGAATCAACAAAACAAGGAATATAATCATTGTGGTTTCTTCAACACGATAAATATGCCACTTATTTTTTCAACTTTATCAAGACCCGGATATGCTAAAAGATAATAAAATCTCTGTCACCCAGCTTAAGATTTATCCATACACAGATCCTTCAATGCAGGTCCCATGCACATACCACACGGAGCCAGCTAATTGCACGTCACACTATAACCCAGCTCACTGCCCAAAGAACCATAATGCAGAACATGCACTCAAATTTCCTTTCCTTACTGAGTTTAGTTCAACCATGCCACTCCCCCTAAACAGTTGAAGAGTTGCTGGAGGTACTAATTCCATTTTGTTTTCTGCCCATCTAAAGCATCTGCCCTACGAGATACTTACACCACAATGCAAATGTTAACAAACGCTCAATGAAAGTAAAACTACCGATTGGAGTTAGAATGGTGAGACCCGAGGCGGCAACACTATCCTGCAAGGGACCAAACATGCTAGCCCCAATGATTCCAAACAGAAGCAGCGGCACATCCAAATTTGTGAGCGCATGATCTATCTGGAAAGCGGTGGTGCTATCAAGCTTCTCAAAGCAGCTATCAGCTCATCACAACGACTTAGAACACTAGCAGGCCTCAGAATCGGGACGGATTATCAGAATGTTGAGCATGAACAAGGGGCCCGGAGAGGGGGAGCGGATGCGTACAAACACTGGAGGGGCCTCctcggcctcgtcctcgttcCAGAACTTGACCTTCCGGAAGAAGATCTCCGCGCTGCCCTTGGGCACCTCGCCGCGATCTGCAACGCAAAAATCAGCACAAGATCGCTACTGATTCCGGGGAAAATAATCAGCACGGGGAACAGGATCCAGATCTTACAGTCGCGGAAGACGATGTGGTCGCCGCGCTGCGACAGCACGAAGAACTGCGAGATCATCTCGCTCCCGCCCTCTACCTCGCCGGctcccgcctcgccgccggccgcgcgtCTCGTGGCTACGACGGAACGCCGGGGCGATCTGAAGAACGGACAGAGTAAACACGGGGAAGTGGAGAACGAGGGGAAGAAGACGCCGACGAGGCGGGCACACGGGCGGCTGGATGAAGCGATCGTAACCGTTGGTTCCTGATCTGACGGCTCTCAGCCCGGGATGATTCTAATTATCTGAACTGAAGACAGCACAGACTGAATATACTTGCTGAAGCGAACTGGATTCAGTTACTAGCAATTCTTTTACTAATTATTTTCAAAGAAAAATAGCAATTCTTTTAACTGATTGTAGGAAAAGCAATTACCTTTTTCTAATAAAACAATTCTTCGTTTGAGTAAACATAAGCTGGATTCTGAAACATTGCAAGCGTAGCTGCACATAGCAGTGGAACAAGATATTGCAGGTGAATTTTGGTCCTTCTAGATTCCATATATAATCTACACGCAAATAATCATGCGTAAATACAAACAATGGCTCATAGCTCTATTCGCCAACACAAAATGTTGCGGTAGTGAAGTTATTTCCATCATTAGGATAGGAGGCAGAAATGCAGCATGCGCAAAAAGAACACCGAGGGAGTTGCTGCTGCCAAAAACACACTAATTCCAGCAGCAAACATGGACATCAGTTCGAGGATCAAGAGCTAGCTGATTATTATGGCGATCAGTTAGCAGACAATGGAGCCTGATAATTGACACGGCGAACAAGTAGCAAAAACAGACACTGCTGGCATTTTCTGCTTACATTTCAAGCTAGTACACTACATGACCAGCTTAGGGAACAACAAAAGGGAGAAGTTCAGCTTGCAAGCTACTGATAAATATCCGCTAAACCAAGCCATGCGCTTCTCTTATTCAGCTTCTTTGATGAGTGGTCAAGGCAATCACTGACGTCGCCAAACAAATGGAGCTTTTGTAGTCCAGACAGCTGCAATAAACAAAAGGGCATAAAAAATAGTTCAAAATTGAACATGCAATTCCAGGATATGACCAAGGTACACTGAAAGGGAAACTCAAACATGGGAAATTTTGATAAAATTACAAGTACAAACAAGTATCTCCAGGAGGCCAGGACCCCAATAACTTACGATTTTCATGGCATGGACTGGGATGCTTCATAATTTTACACCAGGATACATGTAGAAGGCAATTGTTGGATCAAGAAAAATGGTGGTACAAGGTTGGATCACGGTTTGAAACAATATATTCTATCAAGCTATTTTGATACATCTATGCATATTAACTCAGCTGTTGTTTGCTGCAATTTTAATTAAGTTGTCTATATTTTTTAAGCGGTTCTACCTGTATGTTTTATGAAGTGGTCTAATGAACTTCCTGTTAGTAGCATGCAAGAACACAACTTGCAGTTAACAGGAACATTATCCAACACAGCTCATGGACTGTATGATACAGTACTAGCCGTAGAAACCATGCTCAAAC includes:
- the LOC124693644 gene encoding ADP-ribosylation factor-like protein 1 encodes the protein MFSLFYGLWNHVFSKTEFRVLILGVHKAGKTTLLEKLKSIYLKGEGLPHDRVVPTVGLNIGRIEDANVKLVFWDLGGQPGLRTIWEKYYDEAHAIVYVIDSASASTFEDAKSALEKTLRHEDLQEAPLLIFANKQDLPAAVTEEELDRHLHLKEFDERPYMFVAGSAYDGTGIKLGIDWLVETMGKSRRTEALKARTDTYAKI
- the LOC124693642 gene encoding AP-4 complex subunit mu-like codes for the protein MISQFFVLSQRGDHIVFRDYRGEVPKGSAEIFFRKVKFWNEDEAEEAPPVFNIDGVNYIHVKVAGLFFVVTTMVNISPSLLLELLQRIARVTKDYLGVLNEDSLRKNFILVYELLDEVIDFGYPQTTSTEALKSYIFNEPIMVDAGRLPPLGPAAMFMQGTKRMPGTAVTKSVVANEPGGKKREEIFVDIIEKISVTFSSSGYILTSEIDGTIQMKSYLSGNPEIRLALNEDLGIGRSGSSTHDYRSSSGGGSVILDDCNFHESVQLDSFDIDRTLHLIPHDGEFSVMNYRMTQEFKPPFRVTALIEEAGPSRAEVILKIRADFSANVTANTITVQMPVPSYTMRASFELEAGAMGQTTDFKEGTRRLEWNLKKIVGGSEHTLRAKLTFSQESHGNLTKEAGPVNMNFTIPMYNASKLQVRYLQIAKKSKTYNPYRWVRYVTQANSYVARL